From a region of the Helianthus annuus cultivar XRQ/B chromosome 5, HanXRQr2.0-SUNRISE, whole genome shotgun sequence genome:
- the LOC110941642 gene encoding RNA polymerase II C-terminal domain phosphatase-like 3: protein MISNSSSYNIYVDVDEGEISDLASVEEISAEDFSAKTPVDDCSNECSKQQMQQQKKVWTMQDLVKHQNKYQMSRNYAPGLYNFAWAQAVQNKPLDDYLKNLNTRSGGGDVNVDVDKQLMQLNGNGDGDNVGVKEEKIVVFISGDDGDSEKEEGELEEGEIDLDVEVVGKQGAGGDVEKWINVIWMGLESKCDVAEKSCRSSTGEAIVSCYKLLQWSTVCSFIKFHRQ from the exons ATGATCTCCAACTCGTCGTCATACAATATCT ATGTGGATGTAGACGAAGGTGAGATTTCGGATTTGGCTTCGGTTGAGGAGATCAGTGCGGAGGATTTTTCGGCGAAAACTCCGGTTGACGATTGTTCGAACGAGTGTTCGAAACAGCAGATGCAGCAGCAGAAGAAGGTGTGGACGATGCAGGATCTGGTGAAGCACCAGAACAAGTATCAGATGTCTAGGAATTATGCTCCAGGGTTGTATAACTTTGCTTGGGCACAGGCTGTGCAGAATAAGCCACTTGATGATTATTTGAAAAATTTGAATACTcgtagtggtggtggtgatgttaATGTTGATGTTGATAAACAATTGATGCAGTTGAATGGGAATGGGGATGGGGATAATGTTGGGGTGAAGGAGGAGAAGATTGTAGTGTTTATAAGTGGTGATGATGGGGATAGTGAGAAGGAGGAAGGGGAACTGGAAGAAGGTGAGATTGATTTGGATGTGGAGGTTGTTGGTAAACAAGGAGCAGGGGGTGATGTTGAGAAGTGGATTAATGTGATTTGGATGGGGTTAGAGAGTAAATGTGATGTTGCGG AAAAAAGTTGCAGATCATCAACAGGTGAAGCCATCGTCTCATGCTACAAATTACTCCAATGGTCAACCGTATGCTCATTTATCAAATTCCATAGACAGTGA